ACATCCCATTGGGGTCATGATAGCTGTCTTACTATACTAATTTGAAAAAACAATTCTCTCTAATAATCGCAACCTTTTTTTAGCAATAGTTGACAGAATAAGTAGATGTATAACAGAATAAGTAGGAATGACTATATAAGAGGAAgactgaaggtggcgccagtgataGAAAAATTGAgaagtagaaggttagcttggtatggacatataatgcgtagggaggaatcatattactaaaaaaatgcTGAATGTGCAAGTAGAAGGACAtgagaggagaggaaggccaaagaagagatggttggattgtgtgaaacaggacatgtgtgtaaaaagagtggatgatgagttgacgagtaatagtgacgaatggaaaagattgacatatttttccgaccccacttaagtgggataagggtaaggagatgatgatgacgacagaATAAGTAGATGCATAATCCATACATATACAGAATCAAAAGCTTACCCTCCTTTACTTCCTCGAGCCCAATTTTCCTCCCAACTTGGTCTCCCAAGCCGCTCAACAGGAGTTGTCTAAGTAGCCTCGCTTGTTTATCGTCTGGGGGTTTCATTTCTGGATCTATTGTCAGATCTATACCTGATACACTGAGGTTGATCTCCGATGTCAACTGTTTGCGGAGCTTACGTATTTCTTTTATTGCCTACGGAAtagaaaataatgttaaaaataatgtttctaAAGCTATTAAATTGTGTTATTTCCTACCTACGTCGTCCACATgaaagttttcacaaatcccacaggaaccatgTAATTCAGCAACAAAAAAATAGCATTTACGTTGctcaataattttctttatcgtTCTATTCTTCTTTACAAACAGGTTCTTGAGGTgcacaaaaagggattgtttcaaagttctctatgaacgccatctactggtggTTTAAAGTAACACACACTGTTTCACTTAGCCTGCAGATGGCAGAACGCATCACccgattacaattttcgtaacgcattcaccaacttCTCTTCAAGTCAGGCAGCTACGAAACCTTCCTTACCTTTTCCCTCAAGCCATATTTGGCACAGAACAGTTCCTCCTCCCCCTTGACGAAGGAATACTCCGCCGCGCCGACCGCTCTCAGCAGGACCCCCGGGTCACCCAGGAGCAGCGTGTTACCGGTAGCGGGCCAATTGTCCGCCTTTCCGGTCATGACCTACACAAATAGAAGAATGTATTCTCTAACGAAGTTGATATAATGCCTTGTAGGCTTAATATTCGTCGAGGACATACCTCATGAAGTGGAAAAGGCATATTGTCGACCACAAatcaaaaatttcttttttttacccaTCTCGCAACGAAAAAAGAGCGATTTCGTCGCTATTGGTTGATAATTCATCGGGATATTGGGATATATCTCGTCTCGAGATATGCCGTCGACGCATGGGGTGTGGTTTAGctgttttatactcgtcgatgtaatattcgcctataacaagttttattagaattgacattaatttcaatgggatgctaaaaataaactgtcaataacaacgaagttgccatagAAATGAGCATGTCACGTCGATGTAGGTAtgatagagacgtgatagcctagtggacatgaccactgccttcgattcggagagcgttgGTTCGAATACggcccgggcatgcacctccaattttgcagttatgtgtattttaagcaattatatatcacgtgtctcaaacggaacGTGTCTGAAGGAACATCATTGTaaagaaacttgcataccagagaattttcttaattatctatgtgtgtgaagtctgccaatccgcattgggtgattggtggactattggcctaacccctctcatttctgatgggttgttaatgatgaaggaGTTTAAGATACCTCTTGCACGGTAAGCGCGGAGACCAAGGCGATGGTGTAGGGCAGCAAGTTGAACTGGTGACTGAGCGCCAACATCTTGCCGTAGCGCGGTAGCAGAGGAAACGCGGACACTGCCTTACCCAGCGGCGTTACTTTTAGTATCTGAAACATAACTACATTATATAACCTTTTGTAATAGTTGATTATGAAACGGTTACATAATGACGATCATTAAAGGACgagttgcattttataaaacgaacgaagtgagttttataaAGACACGAGTGCTTTAATGCCAAGTTATGTATGTTTCATACTTTACTTTATCTAATCTCATGAAATAGGaatctaacaaaattaaatactactacAGTTTCCGCAACTTGGAAGGTAAAGGATTGATGATTGTATTGTATACCAAAAGGCAAAGATTGACACCCGTACAACCATGTCTTCACACTCGCATTTGCATCAGAATATAAATTACTGTACTGCTCAAATTGTTAAttgataaaaacaataaatttttattaaattaatgaatgaattaattaaaatataccaacttgaaattttaaaatataaaatataaacaaaacattgttaaaaaatcaagaacCCAGAGCTGTACAAAAGACCAAGAACCTAGAGCTCTAACTGTgctataatagtaaaaaagttGTATTATAACACACTTCCCAAACAAAGAGCAgtgttataatgtaattttttaatttattgcagtatgcatgtgaataatctatgccattataatatattttttaatttcataattggaatattatgacacgagattagataaaatataatatttgccatatctagttaaaataaaaaaaaattaccgaagTGCTTTGAAGAGCGATTAAGGAAAGATGTTAAGCCGACGTTCCaggttattattatcattaaagtCTGATCCAAATGTTCTTCTCTTACATGTGTGAGAgacatttactatattttagtGGAATCTTAAAAAAAGGCTGAAATAAATGAGTTACGAATAAGggcattatttgattaaaatacaTGTAGACGAGTAAATTGCATTACTGACCTCATCGTTGTCTTTCCTCCTAGTGTTCTTAACTACAGGCTTCTCCAGTATACCCAACACTTCTAGCCGTTTTTCAGCTAAGCGCAGCTGAAGCCTATCTGGTGCGGTTGGATACGGAAAATTCACAACCTGaaagatatttatataataaaaaaatatgatacgtATAACTGTATAGTATGAATAGGTTAAATGCAGGATTCGAACGAATCACTCTGTACTGTTTCAGAAGATAAATTCGCAAAAAAAATCGAATGGCAAAGCTCGTACAATTGTTACTAAAAGTTATTAAGTTTATATACTTCAGTTTGAAGATCGCCAATTACAAAGTTTTTCAGTGCCTAAAGGCGAAAGTCTTCGAACGGTGCGTTGCCAGTAATGGCCTATGGATCAGAAACTTGGTCGCCAATTAAGGGCCTAACAAAAGGATCAGAGTGACCTTGAGGGCAGTGGACCACTCCACTGCCCTCAAGGTCACTCTCCACTCAATCCAGGATATTGTGACATGATTATCTCTTGTACGCTACCCATGGTTTgcggcctcagaccaattatacaaggacctgtatcgcactcatagtcacgaataaaattgtctgtcattttctgcgagcttagatttggtacatatcttatactaaactagaagtttttgcccgttttttacaccattccattacacaaaaaggtatttttacggagctcttttaccgacgaacacaattacaactatgaaacatcgattctatagacagtttttacaatcgcattagatcgttgatcatatactttgactgaaaagtaacgtctagcgaggtcctatacaataattggtctgagggctgCGGCAGAAGTGCCCAAAATGACGGATCAATCGCACAGCACAGCTCTAAGTCTACCTTGTCAATGCCCATGCACTTCATGCACAGCAGCAAGTCGTCGACGGGGCGGCGGCACAGGTCGGGCTCGTAGTGCGGCACGCAGTCGTGCTGGAACACGGCGCTGCTGTACAGCCGGTAGGCGTGGCCGGCGGCCGTGCGCCCCGCGCGCCCCGCCCGCTGCTCCGCGCTCGCCTGCGACGTCCACACCACGCGCCACGCGCTCGCGCCCGTCGTGTGGTCGTACACCCTAAGTATCATCATTagctcgagctcgagtctcctctcagattgagaggggttaggccaatagtccaccacgctggcccaatgcggattggcagaccttacacacgcagagaattaagaaaatcccctggtatgcaggtctcctcgcgatgtttttcttcaccacgtgaaacacgtgatatttaattgaaatccactgggctatcacggttcttaaCCCTAAGTATAACCGACGAATAATGTTGGACGAATCTATATTATAGCATTATAGGTAGGAGGTCGTTCAATTATTAGGTAAGCACTATAGGGAGCCCAAGTATCCGATATCTTAACTAGAATCGACCAATTGAAATGGTAATGAACCGGTCACGTGAActgtttgtctgttaccttttcattgCTAAACCACAAAACCAATTCAgatgaaatttagtataaaGATTAATtgaaccttggagcagaactaGGCTACTTTTACCCCAGAAACAGCCAGAACCCGAGGGATTCGTTAAACATAACTTCAAGAGAAACAGAGTACCAGCATTTGCTAGTACACATGGAAAAATATCTGTCCTCTAATTCGAATTACACGCATATaccatattacgagtatgtacattattatatgCCTTAAAACTTACCGCATCTTTTTCTTCCCACAGTCAACCACATACTTCACCCCGGGTATGGTCAGCGATGTTTCCGCCACATCTGTGCTAACGACGCACAGTCTGGCACCAACAGGCGGTGGATCAAAGACCAGCGCCTGTTTGGCTGAACCCAGCATGGAGTACAGTGGGAGCACCCACAGTGGCTGTCTACAGGACTTGATCACAGGTGTTAGACTGTCCTCTTCTGCGTCTGAAGACATAATGAATGACCATTATAAGAGTTTTGAAAACTAGAGTGCCTCTAGTATAAGCCCCACGGTTGGGATATGCTTCTTAAATCAGCTAATCTATATAAGAGGCAATCGTTATTGATTGCCCTATCAACATAGCTCACACAAAAAGAATTGCACAAAAATTTGGcatgcacaatttttttaaagaacatttgccttatccattaattataatttaaaactaatatttcaCTTTCAGTCCAAttattgggttatgccacacatcgcaggatattgtcctgtcatataatttattatgacaatattacatgttaatattgtttattctaTAGTTCGGTTGcgtggaaataaaaatatttatgtaacctttttgatgttaataaaatattttgaagagtgcaatattttctttataggGTATTTGTGACGAGAATAGCAtagtatatacaaaatacaaacccctatagtcaaattgagtaggtattttaaactatgtaaacaaacaaaaacagctgactcaggggtgctcaacattttatcattatttacgaatattatcatgaaataaaacttcctgtgataaacaaatatttttttaattctatattcctatataatatatcctgttatttatcaaacagataatgcttcacttatattaagggttccgtaggcaataaagaactcttatagttttgtttctttattatgtagaagcaagcataaggtttcctcgacatatttaaacacattaatcaaaacggttttctcggaggacgataagggtgattgattcgtacgtttcttttttggtgacggaaacaatagcaacgcggaataactgctccggctagtaccaggctccggttcactgattttcgtactaaactaaataaaattaattaattaaactgataaaaaacccgactgcataaatgataaaaaaactgaaaagaaaaaaaaagctcagtccagaagtgtagaaaacaattagaaaacagtcgggacctattatattgaatagaatgattttcgtctacattttttattaggtcccgactttagtttgatcaatttttatatcatttatgccgggtttttatatttgtttaattaattaatttatttcacactttttagttacgatagatggtgaatttcggatttattggttacgtttgttacaaagtacgataatgtatacctaagtccaaccgaaattaagtaaatattcaaaaaatctacgcaaccctcggtggccgaatccgactcgcacttgatttttataatcaatatatttcttttagtctattttaggtgttttataactacacttcataaacctcgcaccttatagtcgtccgcctcgcgtattatgtatagacttaattaatattagaattaataaataacgttttcctaactgtagtttttttaacatggccatgatatactattttgaaattctcacaaaaatcccttgaatttgattcgcatgttgcaatattcacaaaaaaaaaaacttcaccccgattctatagcgtctcacagtcgtcttgttggttttttttttctaatttcacctatctaagaacacttgggttattaaaacaaatctaacgttatctgaattacgtaaatccgttcaacggtttggaagatatgaggtaataaagaatattacatacatacatacaagatacgcgcgaaaaacataacccttcttgcagtcgggtaaaaacagtaaacaaacaacaaataaactataattaacaataacaacgaaacgagaacaaaacgaaataacaaaaattacaagggaagaaaatacgcacgacagactggatttagttaacgaatcattaacgaatactgatatataagtaggagtattagtcatagacagcaaataaagtagtgttctgtgctgtgaagtgtgaactgtcaaatgtcaaatcttctttcacttattaatacaaaatcaaaaaaattatcatagtatatggtaattctgcaataaatgaaaggttaaattcacattaaaataaaagaaatcatcgttttaattacaacttctttcttcttttgatatgaaaatacaacatttataaaataattaaagttataatttaattttataaatgcacatttaatacccataaaactcaatatctttatttttcataatggtttgtgactcatgtctgcttgggttctttttatgtcgtttgtattgtttttgtgcaaactctatatatttaacatagaggaattagaaatggaaatggatcgcacccaaatgcagcaacaaaattgtctgtcgttttttgaagggtacgaggtaaactcagtcatcgataatatttaacaaaaataaataataaaatatttaacaagaataatataatctgtacacagaatattaaattaatggatcgatgttttgctgtttgttcgttcgttagaagaatagtatctatttttcttttagatattgtttttattacaaatttattatttattataattatgtttttgatgacctccgtggcgcagtggtatgcgcggtggatttacaagaaggaggtcctgcgttggattcccgactgggctgattgaggttttcttaattggaccaggtctgactggtggaaggcttcggccgtggctagttaccaccctaccggcaaagacgtaccgccgagcgatttagcgttccggtacgatgccgtaaccgaaaggggtgtggattttcatcctcctccttacaagttagcccgcttccatctaagactacatcatcacttaccatcaggtgagattgtagtcaagggctaacttgtaaacaataaaaaaaaatcttagattgcatcatcgcttaccatcaggtgaaactgaaaacgaacgtcacgtcatcttttagtgaattagaagttgttgaccatttttcatgccattgaactacttactacacaaaccggaatgattagggagttttatcagtcgacgaaaacgattacaacaatgaaacatcgatacgatataagtatacacgcgttagatcgttggttgtttgacagagaggtaacgtcttgcggggcaggtctttctataattggtccgtgataattaatttgttgtatgtgaatccggactaaaaagggctagaacccagagccgtaaagcttattattaaaaataaaatgtatgtgaatcgaaacgaaaagtgtcgcttaaaagaacctttttgagtagtattattgttgtgtaaaaaacctaaagttgtggactatagagAACTATTGAGAATtcttatataattgtatattaaaattaaattattatgttgtaAGCTTCGATTTAGAAAAGACTTCCCAAATATCTTTGCAGACAAAGTCTCGTGTATCGTCTAGCATAAAACAAACCTGAATCACTCAGATGTGCCTCGCTATCGTCATCGCTGACCAAGTCCGCCTGTCCATCATCCTCTGGCATGTCGTAGTCATCCAAATTGATTTTTGGCAAAGTTCTCCCCTTTTTCTTTGCTTTCCTCCTCGCTTTGCGTATCCGTTTCATTTCTTTCTCCACCTAAAGTAAGTTAATGTCAACTCAAAAACTGTCTGAACTAATTTATTGCGAAGTAAGTTAACCAAAAAACAAACGGGGACTTCCgcggtaagtaaataaaaataaaaactacaagaataaattaataaaaaatataaaaagtgtctCTACAATGAGCGGGAATAGAACTCTGGTTCGATAAGTTTTGCCGCTAGGTTTCACACCACTTATCCAGTTGAGTTGAtttgataacgtcgaaatgtgtgtTATTTTTCGTTACGTAATTTATTGAATCGGTCGCCGCGATCAAAGCCCGCAATGAAATATATACAATAGCTTAAAAATTCGTGATATTTCTGCATGCACGCAAATTAAATCTGTTAATGGATATTTCTTCTGGcgcattttaattataaatggtcAGTTTTAGATCAATTAATCTCTCTTTATATTTCAGGACAGAAAGAATAAAATCAGCCAATTTAAATGGCCTACTACAGAAATACCTATGTTTAGATTCATAGACCCAACATGCAGGGTAAGTGATCAAAAGGCGTTAAGTATTACCTCATCGTCATCAGATTCAATATCCTCTGGTTCAGAATCCAATGCAGTATCCACTTCATTTGTAACCTTCTTGGTGATGAGTTTTGAATAGTCCACATCCTTCCGATACGGAAACGATGCTCTTAATTTGCGTACTAAGTAATGTACCTGTCAAAAAATTTAGATATTGCTAAACATACTATTACTGTCAGTTGTTACATCATTTATAATCTGAACTTAAcaacaacataatatatttgttcTGTTCTTGTATAAACAATCTTTTATTGAAAAatcgcattaaaatccgttgcgtaatTTATAGATCTAAACGTGTAAATTCTGAAagcgattttgttttatactgtGAAAAGAAGTTATGTTGTatcatatacataaatacaaattttgttataatagcTTTAGAAATTCCAACGATAAAtcttgacgacatcaagctgcTTGCAGAAAGATGTTTTAAACCTTTTAGAACAGCCAGTTGTGAACGTCATttgactgataataataattataatgataatagttattaatatgTTGATCTTACCTCTTGCTGCCCAGTAACAAAGATCAACACTCCACCCTCAGGTAACCTTGTGTGTATTTTTACTGTTTTCTTGTAAGCCTCCTTCAAATAATCACTGTAAGTGTTCTTGTTAAAATGTACTGTCACTGGAAACTGTCTGGATTCTACctataaaattgtaaagaaacaatttaatatctagtttaacaatttgtttgttgaacaATTCCTACCATTTTGGtagaaatgaaaaatacctAGATAACTGGCGACAGATCACAGGTGTTTAAAATGCTAAACTCAACGGAATTCCTACCATTTTAGTAGAAATTAAAACATTCCACTACGTATTTTAAAAGCTAAACACGAAACACTTCAATTTCCTACCATTTTGTAGGAACACATACCTTTATCACTGGCGgtggtattttaaacaatctggTGTTTTCTGTGAAATCCTCAACTCTCAGTGTGGCAGACATGATAATCAACCTCAATGGAATGCCTCTCTTAAGTCTTAAGGGCACGATACGTGAGAGCAATCCCAACAGAATATCTGTGTAGACGCTCCTTTCGTGTGCCTCATCTATGATTATTACCGAATATTTGCTCAGAAGGAAGTCTGACTGAATCTCTTTGAGAAGAACACCTAgaagtaatacaatttttatgttTAGTTAAAGGAAAAGATTTAttcctttttaaatataaataaatttgtttgtaCTTCActatttaagatttttatatatattgtttGCCTAATTTGTTTCTTAGAGATGTTTGAAAgagttttattgaatttttgtaattacataattaaaccACTACTATCCAGTTAGTTATCTATGATATTAGTCAGCGTTGTAACTCTGGCAAAAAAAAACGCTTCCTTAAAGCAAATGAGGCAAGTCCATAAAATCTGCATGTGGCTAACACTCAGCCTAACTGTGTCTAACTAACAGGAAAACGCATTTTGATcctagatttttttattgccacatgcaattttttttaatttggtgaATTTTTCACATCACGTTTTCATTTTCCAGAATCTATCAGCTAAATACAGTACAAATTCTTGTGCCAATAAATTCTTTCAAAGGTGCTTGCTACAAGAGCTATTGGTGCAATTGGTAGTGACgatgctttctgcatccacagccgtgggttcgattcccacaactgaaaatatttgtgtgatgagcatgagcgttttccagtgtctgtgtgtatttatacattacataagtatttatatgtagtatataattgtatattaatattatatcaactatcttagcacccataacacaagctactcattatgcttactttggggctagatagtgatagtgatgtgtatttgtttaagtatatttatttaaatttataaaaaaaaaaaagaaaaaaaaaatgttaaccacacttaccatcagtcaTAAACTTAATTTTAGTATCCTTGCTGACATTTCCCTCAAACCGCATCAAGTATGAGACATGCTTGCTTGTCAATCCCAACTCGAAAGCAACTCTTTGAGACATAGCAACAGTTGCAACCCTCCTTGGTTCTGTTACACCTATCATTTTTGTTTCAGCATAACCCGCCTCATAAAGGAATTGTGGTAACTGGGTTGTTTTACCACTACCTAAAAAAAAAGAGGATAGTTAATAATGATGCACTTTCACAAGAGCtataaaaggaaaaagtatcaaaacacCTTATGAGTTTACCGCTATGTAGAATGTCGAGTTGACTGTTTTTCCGAGTACAGTCCTTTCAGTGTTGGTATAACAACACCTTGAGATTAACATGTAAAGTTTCCAATCGAAAGTTGGATCATATAACAGGCAGTGATCCTCAAAAATGGCTCATATTTGACTGAAGGTTCCTAGCTCTGGAAGGAGGCGTACAGGGCTAGCATGTGTCAATGACATTacgtgaagagaaaaaaaaattgtagaccAATAGTGTCGAAAttgaaatatcgctctctctttcgttaaGTTGGGATGAAAGAGAGGGCGATATTATCGAGGCTGTCACTATTGGTCAACATTTGCATTTCTAGTCTTGAGATTTTAGTGAAGAAAattttagtgttttgtattgtaaCTTTTGTATTTCTGGATTTTAAACTATAAATTGGACAGTAAATATCATATACATACCAGTTTCACCAGCCACAATGACAAATTCATTCTCATTAACAAGCTCCATTATTCTCTGTTCTTCGCCTAGAATTGGTAATTTTAATCTTGCAATTTGTATTTTTGGGTCTCTTTTAACATCAATATGTACTGTGGTGTGTGTTAACAaaggttttttgttttcttttatattttgtccTGACTCttcttttttgttattattttcgttTGTCTTGTCATTTTTATCTTGACTAATTTGTTTTTCAGTATTCTCATTTTTATCTATATCTTGTGGTTCTGTTTTTGTATCAgtctgtaataaattattttcttccacaatattgttttctttaatttcttcacTTTCAAGACTATTTTCAGTAACTTCATCAGCGTCAGAGTCAGAACTAGCATCATCAGACGACTCTTCAAGGCCAATTATATTAGGGTCATACTTTTGTTTTTTGCCACTTCCTGTCTTCTCCATCCTTAGCAATCTCAATCGCTTTTTTGCAcctatattttgataaaataaaaaatgttttataattttaacttcTATTGAAGTTAATgttgtaagttttattttttctgttttatgtagttaataataaataaatcaataatgtttgttttactttttatttgttaaataataaattaaagaaagaaataaaagaagtaGAGTATCCAAGATTTCTTAGAAGATATTGTTACTTACTAGAAATAAGATCaacaaacccaaaaaaaaaataaagaatttaca
Above is a window of Bicyclus anynana chromosome 8, ilBicAnyn1.1, whole genome shotgun sequence DNA encoding:
- the LOC112053119 gene encoding probable ATP-dependent RNA helicase kurz — its product is MGRKRYNAKARQVVKTSIDDSQTNEIKLDIAKNEYGVTDTSNLVVLPSKKRKTNIVKDKKEKTRFLSKAQRKRLEKIADKKKKKENRAALLESLSLVQATPEEVNQLTTISSVQTLGLRKLNEYNVEQSTQNTQPDNEQKKFSSIAGAKKRLRLLRMEKTGSGKKQKYDPNIIGLEESSDDASSDSDADEVTENSLESEEIKENNIVEENNLLQTDTKTEPQDIDKNENTEKQISQDKNDKTNENNNKKEESGQNIKENKKPLLTHTTVHIDVKRDPKIQIARLKLPILGEEQRIMELVNENEFVIVAGETGSGKTTQLPQFLYEAGYAETKMIGVTEPRRVATVAMSQRVAFELGLTSKHVSYLMRFEGNVSKDTKIKFMTDGVLLKEIQSDFLLSKYSVIIIDEAHERSVYTDILLGLLSRIVPLRLKRGIPLRLIIMSATLRVEDFTENTRLFKIPPPVIKVESRQFPVTVHFNKNTYSDYLKEAYKKTVKIHTRLPEGGVLIFVTGQQEVHYLVRKLRASFPYRKDVDYSKLITKKVTNEVDTALDSEPEDIESDDDEVEKEMKRIRKARRKAKKKGRTLPKINLDDYDMPEDDGQADLVSDDDSEAHLSDSDAEEDSLTPVIKSCRQPLWVLPLYSMLGSAKQALVFDPPPVGARLCVVSTDVAETSLTIPGVKYVVDCGKKKMRVYDHTTGASAWRVVWTSQASAEQRAGRAGRTAAGHAYRLYSSAVFQHDCVPHYEPDLCRRPVDDLLLCMKCMGIDKVVNFPYPTAPDRLQLRLAEKRLEVLGILEKPVVKNTRRKDNDEILKVTPLGKAVSAFPLLPRYGKMLALSHQFNLLPYTIALVSALTVQEVMTGKADNWPATGNTLLLGDPGVLLRAVGAAEYSFVKGEEELFCAKYGLREKAIKEIRKLRKQLTSEINLSVSGIDLTIDPEMKPPDDKQARLLRQLLLSGLGDQVGRKIGLEEVKEGEDKRKFKYAYHCANLEEPVFLHSGSILRKVIPEWVVYQELYETGGEDKRKMVMRNVAAIEPEWLPVYIPQLCNLGEPLSDPEPRYDATSGRVKCHFKGTFGKSCWELPVAEIDYPDKIERYKWFARFLLEGKVFPKLKKYSGSLLSPPSTMIKSWANLQPRTEVLLKCLISRRVGTKDQLENAWKEQSTYLLEEYLKWIPESAHNEITLYWPPVL